From Candidatus Schekmanbacteria bacterium, one genomic window encodes:
- a CDS encoding DUF192 domain-containing protein: MKKIIIALIVLAGVALYSIPNTEPVALFENKKFYLEVAKTPIERQRGLMYRENLCNSCGMLFVFEKEGELGFWMKNTKIPLDIVFIGSDYKIKKIVHAKPCKSETCEIYKGIGKYVLEVNLGEFDEGDIGKTIILKPKYSKV, encoded by the coding sequence ATGAAAAAAATAATTATTGCGCTAATAGTTCTTGCAGGAGTTGCATTATATTCCATTCCGAATACAGAGCCCGTTGCTCTTTTTGAAAACAAAAAATTTTATCTTGAAGTAGCTAAAACTCCTATAGAAAGGCAAAGAGGCCTTATGTATAGGGAGAACCTTTGCAACAGCTGCGGAATGCTTTTTGTTTTTGAAAAGGAAGGGGAACTTGGATTTTGGATGAAAAACACTAAAATTCCTCTTGACATAGTTTTTATAGGTAGCGACTATAAGATAAAAAAAATCGTGCACGCCAAGCCGTGTAAAAGCGAGACCTGTGAAATTTACAAGGGAATTGGAAAATACGTTCTCGAAGTGAATCTTGGCGAATTTGATGAAGGAGACATTGGCAAAACAATTATCCTAAAACCGAAGTATTCTAAAGTCTGA
- a CDS encoding acylphosphatase: MKKAAKFIVKGTVQGVFFRQFVKSHADNLGLFGYVRNLENGDVEIVVEGSLEKIERFEKLIREGPKHAQIREVLREDRKWMNEFSDFRILRF, from the coding sequence ATGAAAAAAGCCGCAAAATTCATAGTTAAAGGAACTGTTCAAGGAGTTTTCTTTAGGCAGTTCGTAAAGTCTCACGCAGATAATCTTGGGCTTTTCGGGTATGTTCGGAATCTTGAAAACGGAGACGTGGAAATTGTTGTGGAAGGAAGCCTTGAAAAAATTGAACGCTTTGAAAAACTTATAAGAGAGGGTCCAAAACATGCCCAGATACGGGAGGTTTTAAGAGAAGACAGAAAATGGATGAACGAATTCTCAGACTTTAGAATACTTCGGTTTTAG